The nucleotide sequence CGGCGGAACACCGAACCCGAACCCAATATCAAAGGCAGTTTTGCATTCATATTTTGCTTAAAAATATTGACGTTAGACTGTCGAAATTATATCATACCCCGTTTATGTCAGACCCTAATTTGATTGACCCAGAAGTTTTCGCCTCCGAAAAGCAGACCCTGCAAGGCAGCTTCCTGCTTGAGGAATTGGACGAACGAGTCCGTTCGCACGATTATCCGGCCGACAAACAGACCAAAGTGTCGTTTACGCTGAGCGGCGGACGCGACCGACTGCAGCGTTTGTTTCTCGATTTAAACGTCAAAGCCGATATGCCGCTGATTTGCCAACGATGTATCCGCCCCATACCGTTTACGCTCGACGAAACCAGCCGCATTGTTTTGTTCGCCAATGAAGAGGACTTGGATGAAGCAATGCTTGCCGACGAAGAGTTGGAAGGCATGCCGATTGAGAAAGAACTCGACGTACGCAGGTTGGTGGAAGACCAAATCCTAATGTCGCTCCCCTTCTCCCCGCGCCACGAAAACTGCGACAACGCCGCGCTGGAACAAGTCAATCAGGACAAACCCAACCCTTTTGCTGTTTTAGCAGGTTTGAAAAGCAGTTAACCAGGACACAGTTTTATTTATCTAGGAGCTTGAAATGGCCGTTCAACAAAACAAAAAATCCCCTTCTAAACGCGGTATGCACCGCTCTCACGACGCTTTGACCGCGCCTTCTCTGTCTGTTGACAGCGTAACCGGCGAAGTACACCGCCCGCACCACATTTCCCCCAACGGCATGTACCGCGGTCGTAAAGTAGTGAAAGCCAAAGGCGAATAATCTTATTCGACTGACTGAAAAAGCCAGAATATTGCCATGCAATGCTGGCTTTTTTACATTACATCCGAACTGCCCGACTGCATGCCTGAATCCATCTCAACACTCGGCACGAAATCCTCACAGTTCAAACTGATACACCCAATCCAATCGGGAATCGCCATGAAACAGAAAATCTGGTACACCTACGACGATATCCACCGCGTGATCAAAGCGTTGGCGGAAAAAATCCAAAACTCCGGCGTCAAATACGATGCCATGATCGCCATCGGCGGTGGCGGCTTCATCCCCGCCCGTATGCTGCGCTGCTTTCTGGAAATCCCGATTTACGCCGTAACAACCGCCTATTACGACAGCGACAATGAAGGACAGGTAACGGAAGAAGTCAAAAAAGTCCAATGGCTCGACCCCGTCCCTGACGTACTGAAAGGCAAGAACGTACTCGTCGTCGATGAAGTCGACGACAGCCGCATGACCATGGAATTCTGTCTGACCGAGTTGCAAAAAGAAGATTTCGGCACCATCGGCGTTGCCGTCCTGCACGAAAAAATCAAAGCCAAAGTCGGCAAAATCCCCGAAGGCATCCCCTACTTCAGCGGTCTGACCGTAGAAGACTGGTGGATCAACTACCCTTGGGACGCACTCGATATCGACGAACACAACCGCCTCGCTGCCGAAGGCAAAAAATAAACCCGTGATGGAGAAGCCCGCCTTCTCCCGGAACGGCAACGGCGAAATCCGTACCATACCGATAAAACGAGATTTCGCCTCTTTTCAGCGCATCTTCATAAAACGTATTAGAATGTGGAACGCAACACTTCAATCCGAAGCACCCGACCACACATACACCCTATTTTCAGACGACCTCCATACCGCATATCGTCCAAAGGTCGTCTGAAACCGATTGTGAAGCCGAATAAACTCACAGAGGCAGCCGATACTGCCCCTCTTCCGCTTCACGGCAAAAACCGGAGAACAACATGATTACATTGGCCGTAGATGCCATGGGCGGCGACTCAGGTCTCGCAGTTACCGTCCCCGGTGCCCTTGCCTTTTTGAAACAGCAGCAAGACGTACACCTCATTATGGTCGGCGACGAATCCGCCGTCCGCCAAGCCCTCTCCGCAGCCAACGCACCAATGGAGCGCATTACCGTGCTCCACGCCTCCGAAGTCGTCGGCATGGACGAAGCCCCTCAGCTTGCCCTGAAAAATAAAAAAGACTCCTCCATGCGCATTGCCATCAACCAAGTCAAAGAAGGCACCGCGCAAGCCGCCGTCTCTGCCGGCAACACCGGCGCGCTCATGGCGACCGCCCGCTTCGTCCTCAAAACCATTCCCGGCATCGACCGCCCCGCCATCGCCAAATTCCTGCCTTCCGACAGCGAACACCTGACCCTCGCCCTCGATTTGGGCGCAAACGTCGACTGCACGCCCGAACAGCTCGTACAGTTCGCCATCATCGGCAACGAACTCTTCCAAGCCCTCTACCCGCAAAAAGGCAGCCCGCGCGTCGGCCTGCTGAACGTCGGCACCGAAGACATCAAAGGCACGGACACCGTCAAACAAACCTTCAAACTGCTCAAAAGCAGCAAACTGAATTTCATCGGCAACATCGAAAGCAATGGCGTCCTATATGGCGAAGCCGACGTGATTGTCGCAGACGGCTTTGTCGGCAACATCATGCTCAAAACCATCGAAGGCGCGGTCAAATTCATGAGCGGAGCCATCCGTCAGGAATTCCAACGCAACCTGTTCAACAAAATGGCCGCCGTCGCCGCCCTCCCCGCCCTGAAAGGCTTGAAAAGCAAACTGGATCCCCGCAAATTCAACGGCGCCATCCTGCTCGGCCTGCGCGGCATCGTCATCAAAAGCCACGGCGGCACAGACGATGTCGGCTTCAGCTATGCCTTAGAAGAAGCCTACCACGAAGCAAAATCCGCCAGCCTGTCGAAAATCGAACAAGGTGTCGCCGAACAACTTACCGCATTGGAGACAATCAAGGAACAAAAAGAGGCTGCTTCTGATACGGCAGAATAACGCCATTGAACGACGAAATATAAAAACGTCGTCTGAAAAATTTTCAGACGACGTTTTTTTGAAAAATCATATGCCGGCATTGGGTTGATGATTTTTAGAACAAACTTGCCAAACTATATGCTGTCCGGCAAACCAAAACTTGTGGCACAAGCTTTATCGGCAAATTATGCCGAAAACTTTAAAAGCTTTTTCCATAACATTTGAAAGCAAAGTCCATGCTGCATCACCTTCGTCATTTCCACACAGACAAAAGTCTATATTTCAGTCTTTCAAGAATATTTAAATATTTCCAAGATTTCTAATCTTTAGGTTTCCACTTGCACGAAAATAGTAGAGCCAATCTCGAAAACGAAATAAGTTCGCTATATAAATCGGTTACCTAGCTCCCCCACCCCGCAACCGCGAACCTGAAACAATCAAAAAGGTCGTCTGAAAACGTTGGACAAAGCTGCTTTCCCGTTTTCAGACGACCTTTTTTTACGGCTATATATTATTCACCCAAGAGCGCAATATCCGCTACCGCGTTCATCTGCTCTGCCAAACGGTTCAGCAAATTCAGGCGGTTTTGTTTTACGGCGGGGTCTTCAGCCATCACCATCACGCTGTCGAAGAAGGCATCGACTTGCGGTTTAACGGAGGCCAGTTCGGACAAGGCGGTTTGGAAATTGCCTTCGGCAACAGCAGCGGCAATTTTTGGCTGCAAGCCTTGTGCGGCGGCATACAGGGCTTTTTCTTCATCTTGTTGCAGTAGGCTTTCATTGACTTCGCCCAGCGCGGCATCGGCTTTTTTCAGCAGGTTTTGCACGCGTTTGTTGGCGGCAGCGAGCGCGGCGGCTTCGGGCAGTTGTTTGAACGCGGCAACGGCTTGCAGTTTGGCGGTCAAATCGTCCAAACGGCGCGGCTGTTTGGAGAGTACAGCGGCGACGATGTCTTGCGGATAGTCGTTTTGCAGCAATACGGCAAGGCGCGCCTGCATGAAGTCGGCGGTTTCAGACGACGTTTTCTCGTTGAGCAAACCTTGGGGGAAGCTGTCGAAGGTCGTCTGAATTAGCTCGTTTACGTCCAAACCATACTGCATCAGCATCCGCAAAATACCCAAGGCGGCGCGGCGCAGGGCGTAGGGGTCTTTGTCGCCGGTCGGAATCAGACCGATGCCCCAAATGCCGACCAAGGTTTCCAGTTTGTCGGCAAGTGCAACGGCAGTAGCGACTTTGCCGTTCGGCAGATTGTCGCCGGCGAAACGCGGTTGGTAGTGTTGCTCGACGGCTTCGGCGATTTCTTCGGTTTCGCCGTCCAAACGGGCATAGTATTTGCCCATCGTGCCTTGCAGTTCGGGGAATTCGCCGACCATTTCGGTAACCAAGTCGGCTTTTGCCAAACGCGCGGCGCGTTCGGCTGCGGCAGCGTCCGCGCCTAAAGCTTTAGCGATGTGGGCGGCGATGCTTTGCAGGCGTTCGATACGCTCGGCTTGCGAGCCGATTTTGTTGTGGTACACCACATTTGCCAGCTTGGGCAGGCGGCTTTCCAAAGTCGCTTTTTGGTCTTGTTTGTAGAAGAACTCGGCATCGGACAGACGCGCACGCAAGACACGTTCGTTGCCTTGGATAATGTGCGACGGGTCTTCGGTTTGCAGGTTGGAGACCAACAGGAAGCGGTTCATCAGCTTGCTGTTTGGGTCGAGCAGCGGGAAGTATTTTTGGTTTTGCTGCATGGTCAGAATCAGGCATTCCTGCGGCACGGCGAGGAAATGTTCTTCAAAACCAGCTTCCAAAACAACGGGGTATTCGACCAGCGCGGTAACTTCGTCCAACAGGGCTTCATCGGCGGCAACGGTCGCTTTCAGACGACCTGCCTGCTCGTTCAAGGCTGTCTGAATCGCGGCTTTGCGCTCGGCAAACGAAGCGACGACTTTGCCTTGCTCGCGCATTTGTGCGGCGTAGCTGTCGGCGTTTTCAATGGTGATTTCACCGCTGGACAGAAAGCGGTGTCCCAAGGTTTGATTACCGCTTTGCAGGCCCAAGACGCTGACGTTTACGATGTCGCTGCCGTGCAGCACAATCAGCCCGTGAACGGGGCGCACGAAGGTAAACGTGCTGCTGCCCCAACGCATCACTTTCGGAATCGGCAGTTTCTTAACAGCTTGATTGATAATGTCTTCCAAGAGTTCGCCCAACGGTTTGCCGGTTTGGACGTATTCGTAGGCGTACACATCCTGTTTGCCGTCGTGGACGATGGTCAGGTCTTCGATTTTTGCCCCTGCACCGCGCGCAAAACCTTCCAAAGCCTTGGTCGGCGCACCGTCTTTCATGGCATTCGTTACGGCAGGGCCTTTTTTCACGATTTTCTGATCGGCTTGAACGGCTTTGACGTTTTTGATTTGAACGGCCAAACGGCGCGGCGAGGCGTAGGCGGTAAATTCGGCTTCGCCGTCAATCAGTTGCGCTTTTTCCAAGCCTTCGGCAACAGAAGTGGCGAAGTGGTTGCCTAAATTATTCAGGGCTTTTGGGGGGAGTTCTTCGGTAAGGAGTTCGATTAAAAGGGTTTGGGTTGTCATGGGAGACTTTCTGTTTGTCCGTAGGTTCTGCTTATAAATCCTGCATATGCCGTACGGCCTGTATTAATGGATACGCAATAAAGGTCGTCTGAAAACCTGTTTCAGACGACGTATCGTTATTTTTTAATCAACGGGAAGCCCAGTTTCTCGCGGCTTTCGACGTATTTCTGCGCCACGGTGCGGCTGAGGGCGCGGATGCGGCCGATGTAGGTGGCGCGTTCGGTCACTGAAATGGCGCCGCGTGCGTCTAATAGGTTGAAGGTGTGTCCGGCTTTGAGGACCAGCTCGTAGGCGGGCAGGGCGAGGCTGGCGTTTTCTTCGGCGAGCAGGCGTTTGGCTTGCGCTTCGTAGTCGTTGAACTGGCGCAGCAGCCAGTCGGCATCGCTGTATTCGAAGTTGTAGGTGGATTGTTCGACTTCGTTTTGGTGGTAAACGTCGCCGTAAGTTACTGTATTACCGTCGAGCGTTTTTGCCCAAACGAGGTCATAGACGTTTTCCACGCCTTGCAGGTACATCGCCAAGCGTTCGATGCCGTAGGTGATTTCGCCGAGTACAGGGGTGCAGTCGATGCCGCCGACTTGTTGGAAGTAGGTAAACTGGGTTACTTCCATGCCGTTTAACCAGACTTCCCAGCCCAAGCCCCATGCGCCGAGGGTGGGGTTTTCCCAGTCGTCTTCGACGAAGCGGATGTCGTGGACTTTGGGGTCTATGCCCAATTCGCGCAGGGAGTCGAGATAGAGGTCTTGGATATTGGCGGGGGCGGGTTTGAGGGCGACTTGGAATTGGTAATAGTGTTGCAGGCGGTTGGGGTTGTCGCCGTAGCGGCCGTCTTTGGGGCGGCGGCTGGGTTGGACGTAGGCGGCAAACCAAGGCTCGGGGCCGAGCGCGCGCAGGCAGGTGGCGGGGTGAGATGTGCCGGCGCCGACTTCCATGTCGAAAGGTTGGATGACGGTGCAGCCTTTGTCTGCCCAGAATGTTTGCAGTTTGAAGATGATTTGTTGGAAGGTGAGCATGGCTTATGTTTCGGATTGGGATAAAAGAGGGATTTTACTGTTTTGACGGTGTTTTGGGTAGGTGTACAGGCAGATGGAATGGCGGGGCGGCGGTGTGATTTGACTGTCAATAAATGCGGAAACATGCCACAATGCCGTTATCCTGTTGTCTGTTTTAATCTGTTTTGATTGAATTTGAGGAGTCGCCCATGACCCCGATTTTGGCTTTCGATATCGAAACCGTACCTGATGTGAACGGCATCCGCCTGTTGTACGACCTGCCTGCCTCTTTGCCGGACGACGAGGTGGTCTTGTTCGCCCAGCAGAAACGCCGCGCCCAAAACGGCTCTGATTTTATGCAACACCACTTACACCAAGTGGTCGCCATTTCCTGCTGTATGCGTTGGGGGCAGGACAAAATCCATGTCGGCACCATAGGCGAAATAAACGACAGCGAAGAGGAAATGATCGCCAAGTTTTTCGACCTTATCGAAAGCCATACGCCGCAATTGGTCAGTTGGAACGGCGGCGGCTTCGACCTGCCCGTCCTGCATTACCGCGCGCTGATACACGGCATTGCGGCGGCGCGTTATTGGGATATGGGCGAAGGCGATTTCGGCGACAGCCGCGATTTCAAGTGGAACAACTACATCAGCCGCTACCACAACCGCCATTGCGACCTGATGGACCTG is from Neisseria sicca and encodes:
- a CDS encoding YceD family protein, with protein sequence MSDPNLIDPEVFASEKQTLQGSFLLEELDERVRSHDYPADKQTKVSFTLSGGRDRLQRLFLDLNVKADMPLICQRCIRPIPFTLDETSRIVLFANEEDLDEAMLADEELEGMPIEKELDVRRLVEDQILMSLPFSPRHENCDNAALEQVNQDKPNPFAVLAGLKSS
- the rpmF gene encoding 50S ribosomal protein L32 — protein: MAVQQNKKSPSKRGMHRSHDALTAPSLSVDSVTGEVHRPHHISPNGMYRGRKVVKAKGE
- a CDS encoding phosphoribosyltransferase, with product MKQKIWYTYDDIHRVIKALAEKIQNSGVKYDAMIAIGGGGFIPARMLRCFLEIPIYAVTTAYYDSDNEGQVTEEVKKVQWLDPVPDVLKGKNVLVVDEVDDSRMTMEFCLTELQKEDFGTIGVAVLHEKIKAKVGKIPEGIPYFSGLTVEDWWINYPWDALDIDEHNRLAAEGKK
- the plsX gene encoding phosphate acyltransferase PlsX; protein product: MITLAVDAMGGDSGLAVTVPGALAFLKQQQDVHLIMVGDESAVRQALSAANAPMERITVLHASEVVGMDEAPQLALKNKKDSSMRIAINQVKEGTAQAAVSAGNTGALMATARFVLKTIPGIDRPAIAKFLPSDSEHLTLALDLGANVDCTPEQLVQFAIIGNELFQALYPQKGSPRVGLLNVGTEDIKGTDTVKQTFKLLKSSKLNFIGNIESNGVLYGEADVIVADGFVGNIMLKTIEGAVKFMSGAIRQEFQRNLFNKMAAVAALPALKGLKSKLDPRKFNGAILLGLRGIVIKSHGGTDDVGFSYALEEAYHEAKSASLSKIEQGVAEQLTALETIKEQKEAASDTAE
- the glyS gene encoding glycine--tRNA ligase subunit beta, which translates into the protein MTTQTLLIELLTEELPPKALNNLGNHFATSVAEGLEKAQLIDGEAEFTAYASPRRLAVQIKNVKAVQADQKIVKKGPAVTNAMKDGAPTKALEGFARGAGAKIEDLTIVHDGKQDVYAYEYVQTGKPLGELLEDIINQAVKKLPIPKVMRWGSSTFTFVRPVHGLIVLHGSDIVNVSVLGLQSGNQTLGHRFLSSGEITIENADSYAAQMREQGKVVASFAERKAAIQTALNEQAGRLKATVAADEALLDEVTALVEYPVVLEAGFEEHFLAVPQECLILTMQQNQKYFPLLDPNSKLMNRFLLVSNLQTEDPSHIIQGNERVLRARLSDAEFFYKQDQKATLESRLPKLANVVYHNKIGSQAERIERLQSIAAHIAKALGADAAAAERAARLAKADLVTEMVGEFPELQGTMGKYYARLDGETEEIAEAVEQHYQPRFAGDNLPNGKVATAVALADKLETLVGIWGIGLIPTGDKDPYALRRAALGILRMLMQYGLDVNELIQTTFDSFPQGLLNEKTSSETADFMQARLAVLLQNDYPQDIVAAVLSKQPRRLDDLTAKLQAVAAFKQLPEAAALAAANKRVQNLLKKADAALGEVNESLLQQDEEKALYAAAQGLQPKIAAAVAEGNFQTALSELASVKPQVDAFFDSVMVMAEDPAVKQNRLNLLNRLAEQMNAVADIALLGE
- the glyQ gene encoding glycine--tRNA ligase subunit alpha; the protein is MLTFQQIIFKLQTFWADKGCTVIQPFDMEVGAGTSHPATCLRALGPEPWFAAYVQPSRRPKDGRYGDNPNRLQHYYQFQVALKPAPANIQDLYLDSLRELGIDPKVHDIRFVEDDWENPTLGAWGLGWEVWLNGMEVTQFTYFQQVGGIDCTPVLGEITYGIERLAMYLQGVENVYDLVWAKTLDGNTVTYGDVYHQNEVEQSTYNFEYSDADWLLRQFNDYEAQAKRLLAEENASLALPAYELVLKAGHTFNLLDARGAISVTERATYIGRIRALSRTVAQKYVESREKLGFPLIKK
- a CDS encoding 3'-5' exonuclease; amino-acid sequence: MTPILAFDIETVPDVNGIRLLYDLPASLPDDEVVLFAQQKRRAQNGSDFMQHHLHQVVAISCCMRWGQDKIHVGTIGEINDSEEEMIAKFFDLIESHTPQLVSWNGGGFDLPVLHYRALIHGIAAARYWDMGEGDFGDSRDFKWNNYISRYHNRHCDLMDLLALYQPRANVPLDDMAKLCGFPGKLGMDGSKVWEAFHAGRLKDIRDYCETDAANTYLMFLRFRLMSGALDADEYEVEVKRLKHYLTGQAQDKQHWNEFVAAWR